The following are from one region of the Bacillus thuringiensis genome:
- a CDS encoding GNAT family N-acetyltransferase, whose amino-acid sequence MKKIYLKAIDKSNWEEAITLSVTEEQQTFIASNLYSIAEVQFLDNFYANGIYFDEKMIGFTMFGIDPDDNNYWIYRLMIDEKFQGQGIGKQAIHLVIDEIRRNNNANISIIMIGYDPENLTAKFVYKKAGFIETELSSWGEQLAKYSL is encoded by the coding sequence TTGAAGAAAATTTATTTAAAGGCTATTGACAAAAGTAATTGGGAAGAAGCAATTACACTTTCTGTTACAGAAGAACAACAAACATTTATTGCATCCAACCTTTATTCTATCGCAGAAGTTCAATTTCTAGATAATTTCTATGCAAACGGTATTTATTTTGATGAAAAAATGATAGGATTTACTATGTTTGGGATAGATCCTGATGATAATAATTATTGGATTTATAGACTTATGATTGATGAAAAGTTTCAAGGGCAAGGTATAGGTAAACAAGCTATACATCTAGTAATTGATGAGATAAGAAGAAATAATAACGCAAACATTTCTATAATAATGATTGGATATGATCCTGAAAACCTTACAGCTAAATTTGTATATAAAAAAGCAGGATTTATTGAAACTGAATTATCATCTTGGGGTGAACAGTTAGCTAAGTATTCCTTATAA
- a CDS encoding CPBP family intramembrane glutamic endopeptidase: protein MKYLTKSKNSSTGLRGYLESYPLTSFFVMAYLFSWIVLIPFILSQWGIFPKTKAFDIFFFANAFAGPMLAACIMLRTLEGKESWKKVRKSILTTKVGLNWYLFTLIVIPAAMFLGMVIVNGEIPTFRDLNFEFFITYLFSFVAIFFLGGPLPEEIGWRGFALPRLQSKFGPLKATLLLSVLWTFWHLPHFLTAAQRGGPGSDLSLLYIHLPIFILLCLPISIILTWVYNCNHGNLFIVMLIHASVNTFSLAQTHSTNPVLKNTDMFVVIGLGFVALLILIFTRGNLGYKQTFTEVEFSNNENISK from the coding sequence TTGAAGTATTTAACAAAATCAAAAAACTCATCAACAGGTCTGAGGGGATATTTGGAATCCTATCCGTTAACTTCATTTTTTGTAATGGCATATTTATTCTCATGGATTGTATTAATTCCATTTATCTTATCTCAATGGGGTATTTTCCCTAAAACAAAGGCATTTGATATTTTCTTTTTTGCCAATGCATTTGCAGGCCCTATGTTAGCAGCGTGTATCATGTTGCGAACTCTTGAAGGCAAAGAGTCATGGAAAAAAGTTAGAAAAAGTATTCTAACTACTAAGGTCGGTTTGAATTGGTACTTGTTTACTCTCATCGTTATCCCAGCTGCAATGTTTCTGGGGATGGTTATAGTAAATGGAGAGATACCTACTTTCCGTGACCTTAATTTTGAATTTTTTATAACCTATCTCTTCTCTTTTGTAGCAATTTTCTTTCTCGGTGGGCCTCTACCCGAAGAAATCGGATGGCGTGGTTTCGCTCTGCCTCGATTACAATCGAAATTTGGACCGTTAAAAGCTACATTACTACTTAGTGTTTTGTGGACTTTTTGGCATCTTCCACATTTCTTAACGGCTGCACAAAGGGGTGGCCCGGGTTCTGACCTTTCTCTTCTATATATTCATTTACCAATTTTTATTTTACTATGTTTGCCGATCTCAATTATTCTTACTTGGGTCTATAACTGCAATCACGGTAACTTATTTATTGTCATGCTAATTCATGCGAGTGTAAATACGTTTAGTTTAGCACAAACTCATTCCACCAACCCTGTTTTAAAGAATACGGATATGTTTGTAGTGATAGGATTGGGATTTGTCGCTTTACTTATTCTTATTTTCACACGAGGCAATCTAGGGTATAAACAAACTTTTACTGAAGTAGAGTTCAGTAACAATGAAAATATAAGTAAATAA